One window of the Enterobacter huaxiensis genome contains the following:
- the flgA gene encoding flagellar basal body P-ring formation chaperone FlgA, giving the protein MHFSRNSSPKGKVLFRWPVFAALLCVFALPAAAQPEASTARKQVYARVQQQAAEAIRQEAERNRWEDYQAKLNLFIPSEISQYAPCPAPLSVSMPGGEHLDLRRLRFDVRCEAGSGWDVAVTVKPDIYLQVLMAKETLERGHVLAASDLTLRKFNISNLRSGYITRPDEVVGLTLKRRVRELQPISQSQLDSPVMVERGQRVLMIAVQDGVEARTMGIASKKGRKGEMIKVKNESSEREVTGTVVDMGVVRTGFSSAR; this is encoded by the coding sequence ATGCATTTTTCAAGAAACAGCAGTCCAAAAGGGAAGGTTTTATTCCGCTGGCCTGTTTTCGCGGCGCTGCTCTGCGTTTTTGCACTTCCGGCCGCTGCCCAGCCTGAGGCGTCCACCGCGCGCAAGCAGGTCTATGCGCGCGTTCAGCAACAGGCAGCAGAGGCCATTCGTCAGGAAGCGGAACGCAATCGCTGGGAGGATTATCAGGCGAAGCTGAACCTGTTTATTCCCTCCGAGATTTCGCAATACGCGCCCTGCCCTGCGCCGCTCAGCGTGAGCATGCCGGGAGGTGAACACCTTGATTTACGTCGCTTGCGCTTTGACGTTCGCTGCGAGGCCGGAAGCGGCTGGGATGTGGCGGTGACGGTCAAACCCGATATCTACCTGCAGGTGCTGATGGCGAAAGAGACGCTTGAGCGCGGTCACGTGCTTGCCGCCTCCGACCTCACGCTCCGGAAATTCAACATCAGCAACCTGCGCAGCGGCTATATCACCCGTCCGGACGAGGTGGTGGGGTTAACCCTTAAGCGCCGCGTCCGCGAGCTTCAGCCAATTAGCCAAAGCCAGCTTGATTCACCGGTGATGGTGGAGCGCGGCCAGCGCGTGCTGATGATTGCCGTTCAGGATGGCGTAGAGGCCCGCACGATGGGCATTGCCAGCAAAAAGGGGCGAAAAGGCGAGATGATCAAGGTGAAAAACGAAAGCAGCGAGCGGGAAGTCACCGGGACGGTAGTGGATATGGGCGTGGTCAGAACCGGCTTTTCCTCTGCCCGATAA
- the flgM gene encoding flagellar biosynthesis anti-sigma factor FlgM has translation MKVTSTQYAMTSAVNQASSTTPTRAAGTEEMKTTRTAAIDPVLGDAQTQLAALPEVDMARVASMKDAIANGKISVDIDSLTSAIEKYYQR, from the coding sequence ATGAAAGTGACATCCACCCAGTACGCAATGACGAGCGCAGTCAACCAGGCCAGCTCCACGACCCCGACGCGCGCCGCTGGCACTGAAGAGATGAAAACCACACGAACCGCTGCCATCGACCCTGTTCTTGGTGATGCGCAGACCCAGCTGGCAGCCTTGCCAGAAGTCGATATGGCGCGCGTTGCCAGCATGAAAGACGCGATAGCGAACGGGAAAATCAGCGTCGATATCGACTCGCTGACCAGCGCTATCGAGAAATATTATCAGAGGTAA